The Halosolutus gelatinilyticus nucleotide sequence GGGTTCCTCCTCGGCGCGATCATCACGCTCCTGTTCGTGACGACCGTGACCGTTACGAGTCACGCCCGCTCGCGGACGCCGAACCGATCGGCCGACGCGTGACGGACGACGCGCGACGCTGACGGCCCGGGTGTGACACTCGACGACCGCGCGGACTGTTCTCTCTGCCCTTCAACGCGCGACGCCGCTCTGTCGCGCGCCGCCGCGGCTCGACGCGAACTTTCATTTCAGTCACCCGCGTCGGTTACCGGTATGCCCGATCACGATTTCGACGCTGACGTCGTACTCGTCGACGGCGCACGAACGCCCCACGGAACGCTGCTCGGCTCGCTCGCCGACGTCGAGCCGGTCGAACTCGGCCGGATCGCCCTCGACGGCCTGCTCGATCGAGTCGCCGTAGACGGCGGAGACGTCGACTGGGTGAGCCTCGGGAACGCCATCCAGGCCGGCATCGGACAGGTTCCCGGCCGGCAGGTCGTCGTGGAGTCCGAACTGCCGAACGAGATCCACGCGACCACCGTCAACGAAGCGTCGGGATCGGGGCTGCGCGCGATCGCGCTCGCAGTCGATCGGATTGCGGCGGGGCGCGCCGACCTCGCGATCGCGGGCGGGTTCGAGTCGATGACGAACGCGCCGTGGATCCTGCCGGACTACCGGAAGGGACGGCGCTACGGCGATATCGAGATCAAGGATTCGATGCTGCTGGACTCGCTGTGGGACGTCAACCTCGACGTCCACATGGGCGAGATCACTGAACGGATGGTCGATCGCGAGGGGATCTCCCGGGAGGCCCAGGACGAGTACGCCCTCGAGAGTCACCGGCGGGCCGCCGAGGCGATCGAGGCCGGCGAGTTCGACGCGGAGATCGTTCCGGTCGAAACCGGCCGGGAGACCGTCGATACGGACCAGGGACCGCGGCCGGAGTCGACGCTCGAAGACCTGGCCGACCTCCCGACGTCGTTTCGCGACGACGGAACCATCACGCCGGGAAACGCCTCGAAACTCAGCGATGGCGCGGGTGCCGTGTTGCTCGCCGACGCCGAGGCCGCGGCCGATCGGGGCCTCGAGCCGATGGCGCGGGTCGTCGATTACCGCGTCGTCTACCGCGACCCCGACGAGTTCAATGAAGCCGTCGGCGACGTCGTGGCCGAGTTACTCGATCGCAACGGGCTTGACGTCGACGACGTCGACGCCTACTGGATCAACGAGGCGTTCGCCGCCCAGTCGGTGTACGTGATGGATCGGCTCAGTATCTCCCGCGAGCGGATGAACCCCGCCGGCGGCGCTATCGCCTTCGGCCACCCGATCGGGGCGTCCGGCGGCATGCTCGCGACCAGTCTGGCGTACCAGTTCCGAGACGACGACGCCGTCGATCGGGGCCTGGTCGGGATGAGCGTCGGCGGCGGCGGGGCGATCATGGCCCTGCTCGAGGCCGTCTGACGGGACGCCGGTTTTCGGGCCGTCCGCGGTCCCCAGCGGGTCTTCGAGGGGTTTACCTGTCCGTCGTTCCGACTGCCTAGGGATGACGCTGTACTCCCGGGTTCGCCCGCTCGCGTTCAAACTACCCGCCGAGACGGCCCACGAGCTCG carries:
- a CDS encoding thiolase family protein: MPDHDFDADVVLVDGARTPHGTLLGSLADVEPVELGRIALDGLLDRVAVDGGDVDWVSLGNAIQAGIGQVPGRQVVVESELPNEIHATTVNEASGSGLRAIALAVDRIAAGRADLAIAGGFESMTNAPWILPDYRKGRRYGDIEIKDSMLLDSLWDVNLDVHMGEITERMVDREGISREAQDEYALESHRRAAEAIEAGEFDAEIVPVETGRETVDTDQGPRPESTLEDLADLPTSFRDDGTITPGNASKLSDGAGAVLLADAEAAADRGLEPMARVVDYRVVYRDPDEFNEAVGDVVAELLDRNGLDVDDVDAYWINEAFAAQSVYVMDRLSISRERMNPAGGAIAFGHPIGASGGMLATSLAYQFRDDDAVDRGLVGMSVGGGGAIMALLEAV